A single region of the Candidatus Poribacteria bacterium genome encodes:
- the sufB gene encoding Fe-S cluster assembly protein SufB, with protein MANSERNTIEELGISKEYQYGFHDDVKPTFKSRKGLDEDVINQMCDIKEEPDWMRQYRLDAYKIFKQKPMTKWGGDLSQLDFDDIYYYVKASDRSERSWDDVPDDIKKTFDRLGIPEAERKFLAGVGAQYDSEVVYHNIVEELDKIGVVFLDTDTAVKEYPDLVKKYFGTIIPSADNQFAALNSAAWSGGSFVYVPPGVKVEYPLQAYFRINSENMGQFERTLIIADEGSQVHYVEGCTAPTYSSESLHSAVVEIVCMKGSRVRYTTIQNWANNVYNLVTKRAIAHEDAQMEWVDGNLGSKLTMKYPSVYMMGPGARGDILSIAFASKGQHQDAGAKVYHCAPHTTSQITSKSISKDGGRSSYRGWVDVAKGARGCKSHVVCDALILDKDSRSDTYPVIEIGENDTNIEHEARVSKIGEEQLFYLMSRGLSEEEASTMIVNGFIEPLVKELPMEYAVEMNRLIQLQMEGSVG; from the coding sequence ATGGCGAATTCTGAAAGGAACACCATAGAAGAACTCGGGATTAGTAAAGAATATCAATACGGGTTCCATGATGACGTTAAACCGACATTCAAGTCCCGGAAAGGGCTGGATGAAGATGTTATTAATCAGATGTGCGACATCAAAGAGGAACCCGACTGGATGCGCCAGTACCGGCTCGATGCCTACAAAATTTTCAAGCAGAAGCCGATGACCAAATGGGGGGGCGACCTCTCCCAACTCGATTTTGACGACATCTACTATTATGTCAAAGCCTCCGACCGGAGTGAACGGAGTTGGGATGATGTACCCGATGACATTAAAAAGACCTTCGATCGGCTTGGTATTCCAGAAGCCGAACGGAAATTCCTCGCAGGTGTCGGTGCACAGTACGACTCCGAAGTCGTTTACCATAACATCGTTGAGGAATTGGACAAAATCGGTGTCGTCTTCCTGGATACTGATACCGCTGTCAAAGAGTACCCCGACCTGGTGAAGAAATACTTTGGCACCATTATCCCATCTGCGGACAATCAGTTCGCGGCACTCAATAGCGCAGCCTGGAGCGGTGGAAGTTTCGTTTATGTCCCACCCGGTGTAAAGGTGGAATACCCGCTGCAAGCCTATTTCCGAATCAACAGTGAGAACATGGGACAGTTTGAACGCACGCTCATCATCGCTGATGAAGGTTCACAGGTTCATTACGTTGAGGGGTGCACCGCCCCGACCTACAGCAGCGAATCCTTACACAGCGCGGTTGTCGAAATTGTTTGTATGAAAGGCTCGCGGGTCCGCTACACGACTATCCAGAATTGGGCGAATAATGTATATAATCTGGTCACGAAACGTGCAATTGCCCACGAGGACGCGCAGATGGAATGGGTCGATGGTAACCTCGGCAGTAAGTTAACGATGAAGTACCCAAGTGTCTACATGATGGGACCCGGGGCGCGTGGTGACATTCTCTCCATTGCGTTCGCCAGCAAGGGACAACACCAAGATGCAGGCGCAAAAGTCTATCACTGCGCACCGCACACCACGTCGCAGATAACCTCAAAGAGTATCAGTAAAGATGGGGGTAGGTCCAGTTATCGCGGGTGGGTCGATGTAGCGAAAGGCGCGAGGGGATGTAAATCGCACGTCGTTTGCGACGCACTCATCCTTGACAAAGACTCCCGTTCAGACACCTATCCGGTCATTGAGATCGGTGAGAACGATACGAACATCGAACACGAGGCACGTGTTAGCAAAATCGGAGAAGAGCAACTCTTCTATCTGATGAGTCGCGGGCTTTCCGAAGAAGAAGCTTCTACGATGATTGTCAATGGGTTCATTGAACCGCTCGTCAAGGAACTCCCGATGGAATACGCTGTCGAGATGAACCGTCTCATCCAACTGCAGATGGAAGGGTCAGTAGGTTAA
- the sufD gene encoding Fe-S cluster assembly protein SufD — protein sequence MQKGHFSKEFLQKIAATEPEWMREKRLEAYAFYESLPMPHTTEDDVWRRTVDMRTQDYWRRTRRHLRGFDLAKYHLSAPTNGKPCTEDLNDDAETAGVIVQVDGQLQHVSTTETLKKKGVYFANLHVALQEQPELLRTYFMSKAVTLETALKSGNIAQYNKFDALHGAFWQGGYVLHIPKGVRIEVPLRVYIKMSEAEHADLSHTLIIAEEGSEVVILEDNSSTHPDAGGVHSGAVEIFAEQNANVTYVQVQQWNRQVWNFASHRAMVARDAQLCWVTATFGSRLNKVNQAVVLEGAGCTAQMLGLAFTDSRQHLDVSTAQEHISPHTSSDLLYRTVLKDRSQTAWGGNIYVYPSANYTDAYQKNDNLLLSERAHADTLPGLEIQAHEVRCTHGATAGKIDAEQVFYLMSRGVPYAQAEKLIVDGFFAPVMERIPLESVREELSTSVARKLE from the coding sequence TTGCAAAAGGGACATTTTTCAAAAGAATTTCTTCAAAAAATAGCAGCGACCGAGCCAGAATGGATGCGTGAGAAACGGTTGGAGGCTTACGCATTCTACGAATCCTTACCGATGCCACATACCACTGAAGATGATGTGTGGCGACGCACTGTCGACATGCGGACCCAAGATTATTGGAGGCGCACGCGACGCCATCTCCGTGGCTTTGATCTCGCAAAATATCATCTCAGTGCTCCAACCAACGGGAAACCCTGCACCGAAGATTTAAATGACGACGCAGAAACGGCAGGCGTGATCGTGCAAGTCGATGGGCAACTCCAACACGTCTCTACGACTGAAACATTGAAAAAAAAAGGCGTATACTTCGCAAATCTTCACGTCGCACTACAAGAGCAACCCGAGCTACTTCGTACCTACTTCATGAGTAAGGCGGTAACTTTGGAGACAGCGTTAAAAAGCGGGAACATTGCCCAATATAACAAATTTGACGCACTTCACGGTGCCTTTTGGCAAGGGGGTTATGTCCTGCATATCCCGAAAGGCGTTAGGATCGAAGTCCCGCTGCGGGTTTATATTAAAATGTCCGAGGCGGAACATGCCGACTTATCGCATACGCTTATCATCGCTGAAGAGGGAAGTGAGGTTGTAATCTTAGAGGACAATTCGTCTACCCATCCAGATGCAGGTGGGGTACATAGCGGAGCGGTGGAAATTTTCGCGGAACAGAATGCGAACGTGACTTACGTGCAAGTTCAACAGTGGAATCGTCAGGTTTGGAACTTCGCCTCGCACCGCGCGATGGTCGCCAGAGATGCCCAACTTTGCTGGGTAACCGCCACTTTCGGTAGCAGGTTGAATAAGGTAAACCAAGCTGTCGTCTTAGAAGGTGCTGGATGTACTGCCCAAATGTTGGGATTGGCTTTCACCGATTCCCGGCAACATTTGGACGTCAGTACTGCCCAAGAACACATTTCACCGCATACCTCCAGCGATCTGCTCTATCGGACAGTTCTGAAAGATAGGTCGCAGACAGCCTGGGGTGGGAACATTTACGTTTATCCGTCGGCGAACTACACCGATGCGTACCAGAAAAATGACAATTTACTGCTCAGCGAGCGTGCGCATGCGGATACACTGCCCGGATTGGAAATTCAAGCGCACGAGGTGCGTTGTACACACGGTGCCACCGCTGGAAAGATTGATGCCGAGCAGGTTTTTTATCTAATGAGTCGCGGTGTGCCTTATGCACAAGCAGAAAAATTGATTGTTGACGGGTTTTTTGCCCCTGTCATGGAACGTATTCCGTTAGAATCAGTTCGTGAAGAGCTGAGTACATCTGTTGCACGCAAACTTGAATAG
- a CDS encoding glutaredoxin, with protein sequence MSQPKIIAYMKPVCGWSNGVRAIFAKYGLDYEDRDIINNENNYREMVQKTRQPYQPCVQIDDVMLADVSGDEVEHYLVSEGIVKSSDAETEVPTDQACEDHGPSVVNIGFPSR encoded by the coding sequence ATGAGTCAACCCAAAATTATCGCTTACATGAAGCCCGTCTGCGGGTGGAGCAATGGTGTCCGTGCCATCTTCGCCAAATACGGTTTGGACTACGAAGATAGAGACATCATTAACAATGAAAACAACTATCGTGAAATGGTTCAGAAGACGCGGCAGCCTTATCAGCCGTGTGTTCAGATCGACGATGTGATGCTCGCCGATGTCAGCGGCGATGAAGTCGAACACTATCTGGTATCGGAAGGGATTGTCAAATCCAGCGATGCTGAGACCGAGGTCCCAACCGATCAGGCGTGTGAGGACCACGGACCGTCTGTTGTCAATATTGGTTTCCCCAGTAGATAA
- a CDS encoding cysteine desulfurase, translated as MHVPHFRPLNVEGIREDFPIFAMSPPLAFLDNAASTQTPRPVVEAMDAYYDTYRSNIHRGIYRISEEATAQYERAREKVAQLVNAPRARQIIFTRNTTESINLVAYSWGTANIREGDEIVLTVMEHHSNLVPWQLLAQRTGAVLRFIEITDEGLLDFTQLQDLLTEKTKLVAIGHVSNVLGTINPIQSVITAAHTVGAKVVVDAAQSVPHFQVDVQQLDCDFLAFSGHKMCGPTGIGVLYGKLELLEEMPPFLGGGSMIRSVERDISSYAELPAKFEAGTPSIAEAIGLGHAVDYITQANLAALQVHEQELLKYAHNRLQDIEGITLYGPSSPHQKAGVISFNLEGVHPHDVAGILDTHGIAIRAGHHCAQPLMKRLDVIATVRASFYLYNTIEDVDRLYEGLCRTQKLMTRRRI; from the coding sequence ATGCACGTCCCACACTTTCGTCCCCTCAATGTAGAAGGCATTCGCGAAGATTTTCCGATCTTCGCGATGTCCCCACCGTTGGCTTTTCTCGACAACGCAGCGTCGACACAAACACCCCGACCCGTCGTCGAAGCGATGGATGCCTACTACGATACGTATCGTTCTAACATCCATCGCGGCATCTATCGTATTTCAGAAGAGGCAACGGCACAATATGAACGCGCCCGTGAGAAGGTAGCCCAACTCGTTAATGCACCACGCGCACGGCAGATTATCTTTACACGGAACACGACGGAATCTATTAACCTCGTCGCTTACAGCTGGGGCACCGCGAACATCCGAGAAGGCGATGAAATTGTCCTCACCGTCATGGAACACCATAGCAACCTTGTGCCGTGGCAGTTGTTGGCACAGCGCACGGGTGCAGTGCTTCGATTCATAGAGATAACCGATGAAGGGTTGCTTGACTTTACACAACTCCAGGACCTCCTCACTGAAAAAACGAAACTTGTTGCCATAGGACACGTTTCTAATGTACTCGGGACAATCAATCCAATCCAGTCCGTCATTACGGCTGCGCACACCGTTGGCGCAAAGGTAGTTGTTGATGCCGCCCAATCGGTGCCGCATTTTCAGGTTGACGTCCAACAACTGGATTGCGATTTTCTGGCGTTCTCTGGACATAAAATGTGTGGTCCGACCGGTATCGGTGTCCTATATGGTAAATTGGAACTCCTTGAAGAGATGCCGCCCTTCCTCGGTGGCGGTTCAATGATTCGGAGCGTCGAACGCGACATATCAAGTTACGCGGAGCTTCCCGCCAAGTTCGAGGCGGGCACCCCCAGTATCGCCGAAGCCATTGGGCTTGGACACGCAGTCGACTACATTACACAAGCAAATTTAGCAGCACTTCAGGTCCACGAACAAGAACTCTTAAAATACGCACACAATCGCTTACAAGACATCGAAGGCATTACCCTCTATGGACCCTCTTCACCACATCAAAAAGCCGGTGTTATCTCTTTTAATCTGGAGGGTGTCCATCCGCATGACGTGGCAGGTATCTTGGATACACACGGTATCGCCATCCGCGCAGGACATCACTGTGCCCAACCACTCATGAAGCGGTTAGATGTGATCGCCACCGTCCGTGCAAGTTTTTACCTCTATAACACAATCGAAGACGTGGACCGGTTATACGAAGGGCTGTGCAGAACACAAAAATTAATGACTCGGAGAAGAATATGA
- a CDS encoding SUF system NifU family Fe-S cluster assembly protein, with protein MNIYQEELLDHYENPSNYGTLPNPDISHEEDNPLCGDRIRIDLIVEDDIITEVRFSGHGCTISQAAASMLTEEIEGKSLTEVKKLSRDDILDMIGIPLGPVRVKCALLALKVLKAGAYGITSWPGEEE; from the coding sequence ATGAACATATATCAGGAAGAGCTGCTTGACCATTACGAGAATCCAAGTAACTATGGAACATTGCCGAATCCTGATATTTCCCATGAAGAGGACAATCCGCTGTGTGGGGATCGGATCCGCATCGACCTCATTGTTGAAGACGATATCATTACAGAGGTGCGTTTTTCCGGGCACGGTTGTACCATCAGCCAGGCTGCTGCCTCTATGTTAACCGAGGAAATTGAAGGTAAAAGTCTTACCGAAGTTAAGAAACTCTCGCGAGACGACATCTTAGATATGATCGGTATCCCTTTAGGTCCCGTCCGTGTCAAATGCGCGTTATTGGCACTCAAGGTTCTCAAAGCCGGTGCCTACGGTATCACAAGCTGGCCCGGCGAAGAAGAATAA
- a CDS encoding non-heme iron oxygenase ferredoxin subunit — translation MAEFYKVARVSEVPPGTKHLVEVDFVPVLLFNVDGEFYAMEDVCTHDDGPLGEGWFHGEEIECPRHGARFCVKTGKPLCMPAVEPVDCYTVKIEGDDILISLD, via the coding sequence ATGGCAGAATTCTATAAAGTTGCGAGAGTGAGTGAAGTGCCACCCGGCACGAAACATTTAGTCGAAGTTGACTTCGTCCCTGTGTTACTCTTCAATGTTGATGGAGAGTTCTACGCTATGGAGGACGTTTGCACACACGACGACGGTCCCTTGGGAGAAGGTTGGTTCCACGGTGAGGAGATAGAATGCCCGCGGCACGGTGCCCGCTTTTGCGTGAAAACTGGAAAGCCGCTCTGTATGCCCGCCGTCGAACCCGTCGATTGTTACACCGTTAAAATCGAGGGTGACGATATTCTTATCAGTCTCGACTAA
- a CDS encoding metal-sulfur cluster assembly factor, giving the protein MVSEETVLEAIKQIIDPEIGINIVDMGLIYGVDINDTTVDITMTLTSPGCPAGGQIVNGTQHVTQQMEGIEEVNVNVVWTPRWTPEMMTEDAKDELGIF; this is encoded by the coding sequence ATGGTATCCGAAGAAACCGTATTAGAAGCTATCAAGCAAATTATCGATCCAGAGATTGGCATCAATATCGTCGATATGGGACTTATCTACGGCGTCGACATCAACGACACGACTGTAGATATTACAATGACCCTCACGAGTCCTGGATGCCCTGCTGGCGGGCAAATTGTGAACGGCACACAGCACGTCACGCAGCAGATGGAGGGTATTGAGGAAGTCAATGTTAATGTCGTCTGGACGCCGCGCTGGACACCTGAAATGATGACTGAAGACGCAAAGGACGAACTCGGTATCTTTTAA
- a CDS encoding DUF971 domain-containing protein — MNRLAKQPKLLKKHPNAFQVEWKDGHVSWYPYTYLRQMCPCAECATLRHKGRDVHSLFSPQGDGDITLIEVSDDIQPLDIQLVGRYALQFSWNDGHDTGIYPFEVLRETCPCPECAPVGT, encoded by the coding sequence ATGAACAGGCTCGCGAAACAACCGAAACTCCTCAAGAAACATCCCAATGCCTTTCAGGTAGAGTGGAAGGACGGACATGTCAGTTGGTATCCATACACCTATCTCCGACAGATGTGCCCGTGCGCGGAATGCGCGACCCTTCGGCACAAAGGTAGAGATGTCCATTCCCTCTTTTCCCCACAAGGCGATGGAGATATAACCCTCATTGAGGTCTCAGACGATATTCAACCCCTTGACATCCAGTTAGTCGGTCGTTACGCACTCCAATTCAGTTGGAACGACGGACACGATACCGGTATCTACCCATTTGAAGTCCTACGTGAGACGTGTCCGTGTCCAGAATGTGCCCCCGTTGGAACATAG
- a CDS encoding rhodanese, protein MQTMPSLPEISPQELKQKLDENESVFLLDVREPSEYDIVHLEGAQLIPLNTLPHHVDTLPSDREIVVYCHHGTRSLYATAYLHQNGFRDTKNLTGGIDQWATEIDPTLQRY, encoded by the coding sequence ATGCAGACTATGCCGTCACTTCCTGAAATTTCCCCACAAGAACTGAAACAGAAACTCGACGAAAACGAATCCGTGTTTCTATTAGATGTCCGCGAACCGAGCGAATACGACATTGTGCATCTTGAAGGCGCACAACTCATACCGCTTAATACATTGCCACACCACGTCGATACGCTTCCATCAGACCGAGAAATTGTCGTCTATTGCCACCACGGAACGCGAAGTCTTTATGCCACCGCCTATTTACATCAAAACGGATTTCGTGATACCAAAAATCTCACAGGCGGTATTGACCAATGGGCAACCGAAATTGACCCAACCCTACAGAGATATTAA